One window of the Falco biarmicus isolate bFalBia1 chromosome Z, bFalBia1.pri, whole genome shotgun sequence genome contains the following:
- the TNFAIP8 gene encoding tumor necrosis factor alpha-induced protein 8 isoform X4: MATDVFNSKSLAIQAQKKILGKMVSKSIATTLIDDTSSDVLDELYRVTKEYTQNKKEAEKIIKNLIKIVLKLAILYRNNQFNHDEIALMEKFKKKVHQLAKTVVSFHQVDYTFDRNFLSKLLNDCRELLHEIIQRHLTAKSHGRINNVFDHFSDCEFLAALYNPFGPYKLHLQKLCDGVNKMLDEGNI, translated from the exons A TGGCCACAGATGTCTTCAACTCCAAAAGTCTGGCCATTCAGGCCCAGAAGAAGATCCTTGGAAAAATGGTGTCCAAATCAATAGCAACTACTTTGATCGATGATACAAGCAGTGATGTTTTAGATGAGCTCTACAGAGTGACAAAGGaatatacacaaaataaaaaggaagcgGAGAAGATCATCAAAAACCTCATTAAAATAGTCCTGAAGTTGGCAATTCTCTACAGGAACAACCAATTTAATCATGATGAAATAGCGTTGATGGAGAAATTCAAGAAGAAAGTTCATCAGCTGGCTAAGACTGTGGTCAGTTTCCATCAGGTGGATTATACCTTCGACAGGAATTTTTTGTCCAAACTGTTGAACGATTGTAGAGAGCTACTTCATGAAATCATTCAGCGTCACCTAACTGCGAAGTCACATGGACGCATCAACAACGTGTTTGATCACTTCTCTGATTGTGAATTTTTGGCTGCCTTGTACAATCCTTTTGGACCTTATAAACTCCATTTGCAGAAACTTTGTGATGGTGTCAACAAAATGCTAGATGAGGGGAACATATAA
- the TNFAIP8 gene encoding tumor necrosis factor alpha-induced protein 8 isoform X2 translates to MSVATDVFNSKSLAIQAQKKILGKMVSKSIATTLIDDTSSDVLDELYRVTKEYTQNKKEAEKIIKNLIKIVLKLAILYRNNQFNHDEIALMEKFKKKVHQLAKTVVSFHQVDYTFDRNFLSKLLNDCRELLHEIIQRHLTAKSHGRINNVFDHFSDCEFLAALYNPFGPYKLHLQKLCDGVNKMLDEGNI, encoded by the exons ATGAGTG TGGCCACAGATGTCTTCAACTCCAAAAGTCTGGCCATTCAGGCCCAGAAGAAGATCCTTGGAAAAATGGTGTCCAAATCAATAGCAACTACTTTGATCGATGATACAAGCAGTGATGTTTTAGATGAGCTCTACAGAGTGACAAAGGaatatacacaaaataaaaaggaagcgGAGAAGATCATCAAAAACCTCATTAAAATAGTCCTGAAGTTGGCAATTCTCTACAGGAACAACCAATTTAATCATGATGAAATAGCGTTGATGGAGAAATTCAAGAAGAAAGTTCATCAGCTGGCTAAGACTGTGGTCAGTTTCCATCAGGTGGATTATACCTTCGACAGGAATTTTTTGTCCAAACTGTTGAACGATTGTAGAGAGCTACTTCATGAAATCATTCAGCGTCACCTAACTGCGAAGTCACATGGACGCATCAACAACGTGTTTGATCACTTCTCTGATTGTGAATTTTTGGCTGCCTTGTACAATCCTTTTGGACCTTATAAACTCCATTTGCAGAAACTTTGTGATGGTGTCAACAAAATGCTAGATGAGGGGAACATATAA
- the TNFAIP8 gene encoding tumor necrosis factor alpha-induced protein 8 isoform X5: MATDVFNSKSLAIQAQKKILGKMVSKSIATTLIDDTSSDVLDELYRVTKEYTQNKKEAEKIIKNLIKIVLKLAILYRNNQFNHDEIALMEKFKKKVHQLAKTVVSFHQVDYTFDRNFLSKLLNDCRELLHEIIQRHLTAKSHGRINNVFDHFSDCEFLAALYNPFGPYKLHLQKLCDGVNKMLDEGNI; encoded by the coding sequence TGGCCACAGATGTCTTCAACTCCAAAAGTCTGGCCATTCAGGCCCAGAAGAAGATCCTTGGAAAAATGGTGTCCAAATCAATAGCAACTACTTTGATCGATGATACAAGCAGTGATGTTTTAGATGAGCTCTACAGAGTGACAAAGGaatatacacaaaataaaaaggaagcgGAGAAGATCATCAAAAACCTCATTAAAATAGTCCTGAAGTTGGCAATTCTCTACAGGAACAACCAATTTAATCATGATGAAATAGCGTTGATGGAGAAATTCAAGAAGAAAGTTCATCAGCTGGCTAAGACTGTGGTCAGTTTCCATCAGGTGGATTATACCTTCGACAGGAATTTTTTGTCCAAACTGTTGAACGATTGTAGAGAGCTACTTCATGAAATCATTCAGCGTCACCTAACTGCGAAGTCACATGGACGCATCAACAACGTGTTTGATCACTTCTCTGATTGTGAATTTTTGGCTGCCTTGTACAATCCTTTTGGACCTTATAAACTCCATTTGCAGAAACTTTGTGATGGTGTCAACAAAATGCTAGATGAGGGGAACATATAA
- the TNFAIP8 gene encoding tumor necrosis factor alpha-induced protein 8 isoform X1 encodes MSSGADEPKEVATDVFNSKSLAIQAQKKILGKMVSKSIATTLIDDTSSDVLDELYRVTKEYTQNKKEAEKIIKNLIKIVLKLAILYRNNQFNHDEIALMEKFKKKVHQLAKTVVSFHQVDYTFDRNFLSKLLNDCRELLHEIIQRHLTAKSHGRINNVFDHFSDCEFLAALYNPFGPYKLHLQKLCDGVNKMLDEGNI; translated from the coding sequence TGGCCACAGATGTCTTCAACTCCAAAAGTCTGGCCATTCAGGCCCAGAAGAAGATCCTTGGAAAAATGGTGTCCAAATCAATAGCAACTACTTTGATCGATGATACAAGCAGTGATGTTTTAGATGAGCTCTACAGAGTGACAAAGGaatatacacaaaataaaaaggaagcgGAGAAGATCATCAAAAACCTCATTAAAATAGTCCTGAAGTTGGCAATTCTCTACAGGAACAACCAATTTAATCATGATGAAATAGCGTTGATGGAGAAATTCAAGAAGAAAGTTCATCAGCTGGCTAAGACTGTGGTCAGTTTCCATCAGGTGGATTATACCTTCGACAGGAATTTTTTGTCCAAACTGTTGAACGATTGTAGAGAGCTACTTCATGAAATCATTCAGCGTCACCTAACTGCGAAGTCACATGGACGCATCAACAACGTGTTTGATCACTTCTCTGATTGTGAATTTTTGGCTGCCTTGTACAATCCTTTTGGACCTTATAAACTCCATTTGCAGAAACTTTGTGATGGTGTCAACAAAATGCTAGATGAGGGGAACATATAA